The genome window GAATAAATAATCTCACTTGCTCCTGCCATCCAACATTCGTGTCCCGTCATCGATTTTGTAGAACTTACAAAAGGTTTCGTTTTTCCAAAAACTTGGTCAATCGCTTTTGCTTCGTTTGCATCACCAACTGGCGTAGAAGTCGCATGTGCATTGATATACTGAATTTCATCAGCCGAAATTTTTGCTTGTTTCAGCGCTCTGTTCATCGCAATTGCTGGTCCATCTACATTTGGCGTAGAAATGTGTCCACCGTTTGATGAAAAACCATAACCCAAAACCTCAGCAATAATTGGCGCACCACGTTTTACAGCAGATTCATAACTTTCTAAAATCAATGTTGCTCCACCTCCACTCGGCACCAAACCATCACGGTTTTTGTCGAAAGGACGACAAGCTTTCTCAGGATGCTCTTCATTTTCAGAGAAAACACCCAAACCATCAAAACTTGCCATTGCATATTTATTGATTTCCTGCGCTCCTCCACAAATAATCATCTCTTGCAGACCATCTTTGATCATCATATAACCTAAACCAATCGAATGCGAACCACTCGCACAAGCTGCACTAATTGTAAAATTGATTCCAGTCAACTCAAAAATTGTCGCAAGATTCATCGTTATAGTAGAATTCATTGATTTGAAAATAGCTCCAGAACCAATTAATTCTGTATCTTTTTTCTCGCGAACAATATCTATTGCATCAATAATTGCTTTCGAAACACTATCGTTTCCATATATAATTCCGACCTCGTTAGTCTTGATATATTCTTCCGTCAAATTAGCATTTTTCAATGCTTCTAAAGTTGCCATATACGCAAACTCCGTTTCTTGACCAATTGTAATTCGTTGTCTACGATTCAAAAAAGGTTTCAAATCTGGTGCTGGAACAGTTCCCGTCAAAGCAGATTTAAAGCCAAATTCTTTGCGTTCTTCATCAAAAATAATCCCTGATTTTCCTTGATGTAAAGATTCTGTTACTTCTTCTAATGATGTTCCTAAGCAAGAATAGATACCCATTCCTGTTATTACGACTCTTTGGCTCATTTTATCTAAGAATAAATTCCTCCATTTATATTAATAACTTCTCCCGTGATATAACTCGATTTTTTAGAAACCAAAAAGCTTACTAAATCGGCAACTTCTTCGTCTTTTCCAAAACGATTGGCTGGAATCAGCTTTTTTAATTCTTGTTGATCCAATTCATCTGTCATATCCGTTTCGATAAAACCTGGTGCTACAGCATTCACCGTTACATTACGTTTTGCTATTTCTTGTGCCAATGCTTTCGTCGCTCCTATTACAGCAGCTTTTGCAGCAGAATAATTGGTTTGTCCTGGCGTTCCTTTCAATCCAGAAACAGAAACTATATTAACAATTCTTCCGAATCTATTTCTCAATAATGGATTAATAAAAAAGTGAGTTACATTGTAAAAACCATTCAAGCTCGTATTAATAACATTTGACCAATCATCTTGCGAAATCCACATAAACAAATTGTCTTTCGTAATCCCTGCATTGTTAACAATAACTTCTACAATTGCATCTGTATTTTTTTCTGTCCATTCTGTTAAAACTTGTTGTGTTTGATTTGCATCAGCCACATCAAATTTTAAAATTTCTCCTGTACCACCTAATGCTTCCACTTCTTTCAAAGTCTCTAACGCAGCAGCTTCATTCGAATTATAATTTATCAAAAGATGATAATCATGTTCTTCGGCAATTTTCAAACAAATTGCTTTTCCAATTCCACGAGAACCACCTGTTACAATTGCACATTTCATGCTTTATAAAATCTATTTTTTTTTAATCATTAAAAAGTTCAGCATTATCAAACCATTGATCTGCTAATACATTTCCATTCTCATCAAGAAAAGCCCACTTTCCTTGCTTCTTTACTCGAGCTAATTTACCATTGAACCCTTTATCTTTTTGTGAAAATCCGAAACTTACAGAGATGTCATACAAAGCAGGAATGACTAATTTACCTTCTTTATTGACAAATCCCCATTTACTACCTTCTTTTACTGGAGCTAATCCTATTTCACTAAAAACTTCTGCATTATTATATTTTGGTTGAATAACGACTTCTCCTTGTTCATTAATAAATCCCCATTTACCTTTATCTTCAATAGGAGCCAACCCATTAGAAAATGATTTTGCATTAGAAAAAATAGGTGTTATTATCCACTCTCCTTTTTTATTTATAAAACCAAACTTATGATTTTTTCGAGCAAAAGTGTATGAAGCAGAGTTAAAATTCCCAATAAAATCTACTCCTTCTATAGCTATAAATTGATTATTGGAAACAATTCCAAAATCAGCTCCCTTTTTTACCCAAACAACATCTTGATTAAATTCTCCAACATCATCATATTCTAAGTTGACAATCAAATTTCCTTTTGTATCAATTACACCCCACTTTTTGTTCAATGCTACTTTCGCATATCCATTTATAAAAGTTCTAATAACATGATATGTTGGCTCAACAAGTACATTTCCATTATAGTCAATTAAACCGACCAAATCTCCTTTTCGGATAAATGCAACACCTTCATTAAAATCATATACTTTATCAGTTAAAGGATAATTTTGTTGTTCACCTTTTGTATTAACGTATCTCCATTTTTTATCAATCTCAACCATTGCTATTCCTGAATTAAACTTCTTTGCATTGGAATATTGAGGCTCTATTACCCACTGATTTTCTTTATTAATAAATCCCCAAAAATTTCCTTTTTTAATTGCAGCAAGTCCTTCTGAAAAATCCTTTGCATCAGAATATTGAGGTTCTATTAAATATTGTCCATTTTCACCAATAAATCCAATTTTATTTTTTGTTTTTACTAATGCTAATTTCTGTGCAGATAATATTTCAAAAAAGACAGTTAAAAATGATAATAAAAGATATTTTCTCATCAATATATTTTTAAAATTTCAGTAAATAATTTTTCACTTCCTTAAGATAAGGATAAATCACCTCATCTTCTTTAAACGCAGGAACAATTTTACGAATCGAATCATAAAAAGCTTTTCCTTTCGAAGATAATTTATCTTGTATTTGTAAAAATTCTATCGCTTGCGTTACAGCCAAACTCTGAACCGTCAACACTTCGAACGTATTATCAATCACTTTTGCACAAATCGTCGCTGCATTTGTCCCCATACTCACAATATCTTGATTATCGTTATTGTTTGGAATACTATGCACATACATCGACGTAGAAAGTGTTTGATTTTCTGCCGTTGTAGAAGTCGCCGTAAATTGAGCAGCTTGCAAACCAAAGTTAAAACCAAGCGTTCCCAAATTAACGAAAGGAGGTAAAATATTATTGATTTTTGGATTAACTAAATAGTTTAATTGACGTTCACTTAGCATTGATAGACGCGTAACAGCTAATTTTAATTTATCCAATTCTAATGAAACATAATCGCCATGAAAATTTCCACCATGATGAACAGTTTGATTTTCTACATCGATAATTGGATTATCACTTGCCGAATTTATTTCATTTTCTAACACTTCTTTCGCGGCATTCCATGTATCATAAATTGGTCCTAAAATCTGAGGAACACAACGCAACGAATAATATTCTTGTACTTTTTCTTCAAAAATTTTCTCGGTACGCTCTTGATATAGTTCATCAGCACGTTTTTTGACTAATTTACTGTCATTCAAAAAATCGGTCATTTTATTCGCTATATAACGTTGACCAGCATGTTGTTTAGCTTCATTCAATGGTTTTGAATAATGATCATCAAAAGATTGAACAATCTCATTCATCATCGAGCTTAACGTAATCGAAAGATTAATTAATTGATTTACTTTTATCAAATTAACCATTCCAATTCCCGTCATTACCGAAGTTCCATTCATAATTGATAAACCTTCGCGAATATGAACTTCTATTGGTTGAAGATTTTCAAGTTCAAAAACTTCTTTCGTCGATTTGATTTCTCCTTGATAAAAAACTTCACCTTCTCCAATTAATGTCAAAGCTAAATGCGCCAATTGAACCAAATCTCCACTCGCTCCTACACTTCCATGTTGATAAATAACAGGTAAAATATCACGGTTCACTAATTCTTGCATCAATACTAAAACTGAAGGATGTATCCCAGAATATCCCAATGAAAGCGTATTAAAACGTGCAATAACCGCAGCTTTTGTTTGATCTAACGTCAACGGTTCTCCAATTCCTGTACAGTGACTTCTGATTAAATTATATTGAAGCTGAATTGTATTTTCATCCTCAATACGATATTGTGCCATTGGTCCAAAACCTGTATTTACGCCGTAAATTATTTTATTTTTTGAAAATTCTTTCAGGAATTTAAAACTATTCTCCACACGATCAAATGTTGATTTATCGAGCAATAATTTTTTATTCTCAAAAAGTATGTTTTCTATAGTGTCAATTGTTAATTTTGTCATGTTATTGATTAGGTAAAAGATTTATCGATTTTGGTTATTTACTCCCTCAATCAGTTGCAAAAATAATTAAAAAACTATACAAAAAGTCATGATTGAAAATACAGATGTTTTAATCATCGGTGCAGGACCTTCGGGATCGGTTGCAGCAGCCTATTTAAGAGAAAAAAACATTAAAGTTATTGTTTTAGAAAAAACTCAATTTCCGAGAATTGTTGTAGGTGAAAGTTTAATCCCTCGCTCTATGGATCATTTCGAAGAAGCTGGATTGTTACCATATTTAGAGAAACAAAATTTCGAAGTAAAACCTGGTGCGAGATTTATTCGAGGTGAACAGATTTGTATTTTCGATTTCAGTAAAAAATTTGGTAAAGGAAAAGATTGGACTTGGCAAGTTCCACGCGCTGATTTTGACATGACTTTAGCTGATGCAATTATAGACAAAGGTGCTGATTTACGTTTTAATGAAGAGGTAATTAATGTTCAATTTGAAGGAAAAAACTCGATTACAACTGTTAAAAAACAAAATGGAGAAACTTATCAAATCAATGCAAAATTTTTAATTGATGCGAGTGGATATGGTCGTGTTTTACCACGATTATTAAATATTGATAGCCCATCAAAACTAAATCCTCATTCAGCAATTTTCACGCATATTGATGATGTTCGTCGCCCTAAAGGTCGAGAGGGAACGCAGATTTCATTTGATATTATCGAAACAAAAGTTTGGTTGTGGGTAATTCCTTTTTCGAATGGAAAAACAAGTGTCGGAATCGTTGGCCCAACAGATTATATTAATCAATTATCAACCAATCAAGATACAACGGAAGCTTTGCAAAATGCAATTCAAAAATCCGATTTTTACGTCAATCGCTTTGGTAATTTACCATTTGAATTTAATCCAATTTGGTTAAAAAATTATTCTGCTGCGGTAACTAAAATGTTTGGCGATGGTTATGTTTTAACAGGAAATAGTACCGAGTTTTTAGATCCTGTTTTCTCTTCTGGCGTTTGTTTCGCAACAGAAAGTGGTTTGAAAGCTGCGAAACTTGCTATTAAAGAAATAAATGGTGAAAAAGTTGATTGGCAAACCGATTACGAAGATTATATGAAAGAAGGAATCGATGTTTTTACCACTTATGTACAAGAATGGTATACCGGAAATTTGCAAGAATTATTTTTCCATCAACCTGAAAATCCTGATGTCAAAGAAAAAATTTGTGCTGTTTTAGCAGGATATGTTTGGAACAAAGAAAATCCATTTGTTAAAAAACATTATAGCGTCATCCGGAATATGGCGCATCTGATTCGAATGGTTAAAGAAACAGAATAAATGAAAAGTCAACAATATGTTGGCTTTTTTGTTTTTAATTCAGATAGATTCTCTATTTTTGAGTAATCCAATACTTTAAAACGTATGCAATTTCAAGCTATTGATACAGTTGAATCAATTTCGAAAGAAGATTTTATCAAAAATTATCTCAAAAAAAGAAAACCTTTGTTATTGAAAGGTTATGCGAAGAATTGGAAGGATTTTGACAAATGGAATCTCGATTATATCAAAGAAAAAGCTGGAGAACAAATTGTGCCTTTATATGACAGCAAACCTGCTGATGCTAACAAAAGCTCGGATACTCCTGCAACGCATATGAAGTTTAATGAGTATGTGGATTTAATCAAAAAAGAGCCCTCTGATTTAAGAATTTTCTTTTTTATTATCAAAGATAAAATTCCCGAATTACTCAAAAATTTTACTTACCCTGATCTTGGTTTAAAGTATTTTGAGCGTTTACCTACTCTTTTTTTTGGAGGAAGTGAAGCAAAAGTTTTGATGCATTATGATGTAGATATGACCGATTTTATTCATTTTCAATTTCAAGGAGATAAACAAATTTTATTGTTTGATCCAAAACAATCCAAAGCTTTATATAAAGTACCACTTTCGGTACATACCATTTACGAAATCGATTATGATCATCCCGATTACGAAAAATTCCCTGCTTTAAAACACGCAAAAGGTTTTGATTTTGTCATGAATCACGGTGATGCGCTATTTATCCCGCGTGGTTATTGGCATTATAATCGCTATTTAGAAGCAGGATTCTCAATGTCTTTACGTGCTTTTCCTAATGAGTTTTTCCAAGTAATGAATACAGTTTATCATGTTTTTATTATGCGTTACACCGATAAATTAATGCGTAAACTATTTCAAGGAAAATGGATTAACTTCAAAGAAAAATGGGCGATAAAGAAAAGTCATAAGTATTATGGGATAGAGAAATAAGATTTTTAAAAAATTATTAAAATAAAAAAATCCGTTCGATAATCGAACGGATTTTATATTTTTCCTAAAAAAGCAGTTTTTAGTAAGCAGCGTCTTTGATACGAGCTTTTTTACCACGTAATGCTCTGAAGTAGAAGATACGAGCTCTACGAACTTTACCTTTTTTGTTTACTTCAATTTTTTGTAACGCTGGCATGTTAACTGGGAAGATACGCTCTACACCAACATCTCCAGACATTTTACGGATTGTGAAAGTTTCTGTAGTTCCTTGTCCTCTTCTTTGGATAACAACCCCTTTAAAGAACTGAACACGAGTTTTTCCACCCTCTGTAATTTCTTGATAAACTGTAATAGTATCACCTGCTGCGAAAGCTGGGAACTCTTTATTAGCTACGTATTTCTCTTGTACGTATTTTACTAAATTTTCCATTATTATAATTTCAATTTATTAGAATTGAGCAACTTAAACGTCTTTCGTCAGAGGTTGAACAATGTGGGTGCAAAATTAATCAAAAATCTTGATTATACAAATGATTCTCTTTCTTTTATGAATGAATTTTTACTAATTCATTTTCAAAAGTTTTATTTTCTAATTTAGCAATGATTGATTTCATCGCTAAAAGTCGAGCAGCTTTTTTATCATCTGTCACAATTTCTAGCCAAGACGAACTTTCTGTTCCTGTTTGTTGAAACATTTTATCGATATAATTGGTATAAATGTCCCATAACTCTTGTGCCTTTTGATCCAATGCTCCTAATTTCCACTGTTTCATTTCGTCATCTTTTCGCTCTTGTAATCGTTCTGCTTGTTCTTCCTTCGAAATTGAAAGAAAAATTTTAATCAGAATAATTCCATCATCTTGCAAAAGCTTCTCTACTTCTACAACTTGTTTCATGAATTTTGAATGTTGATCTTCTGTACAAAATCCAAAAACTGGCTCGACAACCGCTCTATTGTACCAAGAACGATCAAAAAAAACGATTTCTCCTGCATTTGGTAATTCTTTAAAATATCGTTGAAAATACCATTGTCCTTGTTCTATTTCGGTCGGCTTTGGTAATGCTTCAACACGATATTTTTTTGGATTTAGAAATTCTGTTATTCTCGAAATTGTTCCTCCTTTTCCAGCCGCATCTCGACCTTCGAAAATAATTAATACACGTTTATTCT of Empedobacter falsenii contains these proteins:
- a CDS encoding WG repeat-containing protein, with the translated sequence MRKYLLLSFLTVFFEILSAQKLALVKTKNKIGFIGENGQYLIEPQYSDAKDFSEGLAAIKKGNFWGFINKENQWVIEPQYSNAKKFNSGIAMVEIDKKWRYVNTKGEQQNYPLTDKVYDFNEGVAFIRKGDLVGLIDYNGNVLVEPTYHVIRTFINGYAKVALNKKWGVIDTKGNLIVNLEYDDVGEFNQDVVWVKKGADFGIVSNNQFIAIEGVDFIGNFNSASYTFARKNHKFGFINKKGEWIITPIFSNAKSFSNGLAPIEDKGKWGFINEQGEVVIQPKYNNAEVFSEIGLAPVKEGSKWGFVNKEGKLVIPALYDISVSFGFSQKDKGFNGKLARVKKQGKWAFLDENGNVLADQWFDNAELFND
- a CDS encoding beta-ketoacyl-[acyl-carrier-protein] synthase family protein, giving the protein MSQRVVITGMGIYSCLGTSLEEVTESLHQGKSGIIFDEERKEFGFKSALTGTVPAPDLKPFLNRRQRITIGQETEFAYMATLEALKNANLTEEYIKTNEVGIIYGNDSVSKAIIDAIDIVREKKDTELIGSGAIFKSMNSTITMNLATIFELTGINFTISAACASGSHSIGLGYMMIKDGLQEMIICGGAQEINKYAMASFDGLGVFSENEEHPEKACRPFDKNRDGLVPSGGGATLILESYESAVKRGAPIIAEVLGYGFSSNGGHISTPNVDGPAIAMNRALKQAKISADEIQYINAHATSTPVGDANEAKAIDQVFGKTKPFVSSTKSMTGHECWMAGASEIIYSNLMMMNNFIAPNINFEEADEDSAKLNIVKETLNKEFDVYLSNSFGFGGTNSALVIKKFNS
- the ppk2 gene encoding polyphosphate kinase 2, whose amino-acid sequence is MAEFDLNDLEKINNKQEIIDFLVKHDIIKEKKFKEQLAYEKELKELQEKLLEIQSKVIQENKRVLIIFEGRDAAGKGGTISRITEFLNPKKYRVEALPKPTEIEQGQWYFQRYFKELPNAGEIVFFDRSWYNRAVVEPVFGFCTEDQHSKFMKQVVEVEKLLQDDGIILIKIFLSISKEEQAERLQERKDDEMKQWKLGALDQKAQELWDIYTNYIDKMFQQTGTESSSWLEIVTDDKKAARLLAMKSIIAKLENKTFENELVKIHS
- a CDS encoding NAD(P)/FAD-dependent oxidoreductase, with the translated sequence MIENTDVLIIGAGPSGSVAAAYLREKNIKVIVLEKTQFPRIVVGESLIPRSMDHFEEAGLLPYLEKQNFEVKPGARFIRGEQICIFDFSKKFGKGKDWTWQVPRADFDMTLADAIIDKGADLRFNEEVINVQFEGKNSITTVKKQNGETYQINAKFLIDASGYGRVLPRLLNIDSPSKLNPHSAIFTHIDDVRRPKGREGTQISFDIIETKVWLWVIPFSNGKTSVGIVGPTDYINQLSTNQDTTEALQNAIQKSDFYVNRFGNLPFEFNPIWLKNYSAAVTKMFGDGYVLTGNSTEFLDPVFSSGVCFATESGLKAAKLAIKEINGEKVDWQTDYEDYMKEGIDVFTTYVQEWYTGNLQELFFHQPENPDVKEKICAVLAGYVWNKENPFVKKHYSVIRNMAHLIRMVKETE
- the rplS gene encoding 50S ribosomal protein L19 codes for the protein MENLVKYVQEKYVANKEFPAFAAGDTITVYQEITEGGKTRVQFFKGVVIQRRGQGTTETFTIRKMSGDVGVERIFPVNMPALQKIEVNKKGKVRRARIFYFRALRGKKARIKDAAY
- the fabG gene encoding 3-oxoacyl-ACP reductase FabG, with product MKCAIVTGGSRGIGKAICLKIAEEHDYHLLINYNSNEAAALETLKEVEALGGTGEILKFDVADANQTQQVLTEWTEKNTDAIVEVIVNNAGITKDNLFMWISQDDWSNVINTSLNGFYNVTHFFINPLLRNRFGRIVNIVSVSGLKGTPGQTNYSAAKAAVIGATKALAQEIAKRNVTVNAVAPGFIETDMTDELDQQELKKLIPANRFGKDEEVADLVSFLVSKKSSYITGEVININGGIYS
- a CDS encoding HAL/PAL/TAL family ammonia-lyase; the encoded protein is MTKLTIDTIENILFENKKLLLDKSTFDRVENSFKFLKEFSKNKIIYGVNTGFGPMAQYRIEDENTIQLQYNLIRSHCTGIGEPLTLDQTKAAVIARFNTLSLGYSGIHPSVLVLMQELVNRDILPVIYQHGSVGASGDLVQLAHLALTLIGEGEVFYQGEIKSTKEVFELENLQPIEVHIREGLSIMNGTSVMTGIGMVNLIKVNQLINLSITLSSMMNEIVQSFDDHYSKPLNEAKQHAGQRYIANKMTDFLNDSKLVKKRADELYQERTEKIFEEKVQEYYSLRCVPQILGPIYDTWNAAKEVLENEINSASDNPIIDVENQTVHHGGNFHGDYVSLELDKLKLAVTRLSMLSERQLNYLVNPKINNILPPFVNLGTLGFNFGLQAAQFTATSTTAENQTLSTSMYVHSIPNNNDNQDIVSMGTNAATICAKVIDNTFEVLTVQSLAVTQAIEFLQIQDKLSSKGKAFYDSIRKIVPAFKEDEVIYPYLKEVKNYLLKF
- a CDS encoding cupin-like domain-containing protein, with translation MQFQAIDTVESISKEDFIKNYLKKRKPLLLKGYAKNWKDFDKWNLDYIKEKAGEQIVPLYDSKPADANKSSDTPATHMKFNEYVDLIKKEPSDLRIFFFIIKDKIPELLKNFTYPDLGLKYFERLPTLFFGGSEAKVLMHYDVDMTDFIHFQFQGDKQILLFDPKQSKALYKVPLSVHTIYEIDYDHPDYEKFPALKHAKGFDFVMNHGDALFIPRGYWHYNRYLEAGFSMSLRAFPNEFFQVMNTVYHVFIMRYTDKLMRKLFQGKWINFKEKWAIKKSHKYYGIEK